One Bacteroidetes Order II. bacterium DNA segment encodes these proteins:
- a CDS encoding metallophosphoesterase → MPAILRIGIFVGLLILLDVYAYRGLRTLTDGLAPHFRKTAVILWWSIHLIFWTGLLAATVLFWSGNRPSPDFMRFIGIGLILLYAPKIVFMIPLLLEDGYRLIRGGGVWVLKQFGQIAPETPVIEDRRRFVSMVALGLASIPFAGIVHGVTFGKYNFTVRRRTLIFPDLPEALDGFTITQISDLHVGSFDDPEAVARGVQLINQQGSDIIVFTGDMVNNKAEEMDAWQAVFAQMKAPHGLYSVLGNHDYGDYVSWPSIEAKQQNLVKLAQHHEKIGFRLLRNEHHIVERNGAQLAVVGVENWGLPPFPQHGDLDKALAQVPQNAFKILLSHDPTHWEQEVLSHETRLPLTLSGHTHGMQFGIEIPGFRWSPVKFRYRRWADLYEEVGKFLYVNRGFGFLGFPGRVGIWPEITVLRLKKAKPMPQA, encoded by the coding sequence ATGCCAGCAATATTACGGATCGGGATTTTTGTAGGTCTTCTGATCTTGTTAGATGTATATGCTTACAGGGGTTTACGTACTCTTACGGATGGACTTGCGCCGCACTTTCGGAAAACGGCGGTGATCCTTTGGTGGTCCATCCACCTTATTTTTTGGACTGGCCTGCTTGCGGCCACCGTGTTATTCTGGAGTGGAAACCGGCCCTCGCCGGACTTTATGCGCTTCATTGGGATCGGCTTGATCTTGCTGTATGCCCCTAAAATCGTATTTATGATCCCACTCTTGCTGGAAGATGGCTACCGATTGATACGCGGAGGTGGGGTTTGGGTACTGAAACAATTTGGACAAATCGCCCCAGAAACACCCGTAATAGAAGATCGGCGTCGTTTTGTAAGTATGGTTGCGCTTGGCCTCGCCAGTATTCCGTTTGCGGGTATTGTTCATGGCGTAACCTTTGGCAAATACAACTTTACGGTTCGTCGGCGGACGTTGATCTTCCCCGACTTGCCCGAAGCCCTTGATGGATTTACGATCACCCAAATATCAGATTTACATGTGGGGAGTTTTGACGATCCAGAAGCGGTGGCACGCGGTGTACAACTAATCAATCAACAAGGCAGCGATATCATTGTTTTTACGGGTGATATGGTCAATAATAAAGCCGAAGAAATGGACGCATGGCAAGCAGTTTTTGCACAAATGAAAGCGCCACATGGTCTTTATTCAGTTTTGGGCAATCACGATTATGGCGATTATGTGTCTTGGCCCTCTATAGAGGCGAAGCAACAAAATCTGGTCAAATTGGCACAGCATCACGAAAAAATTGGCTTCCGGCTTTTGCGCAACGAACACCATATCGTCGAAAGAAATGGGGCACAATTGGCCGTTGTTGGTGTGGAAAACTGGGGCTTACCACCGTTCCCGCAACACGGCGATCTGGATAAGGCCCTGGCCCAAGTCCCGCAAAATGCTTTTAAGATCCTGCTCAGCCATGATCCTACACACTGGGAACAAGAAGTGTTATCGCACGAGACCCGTTTGCCCCTCACACTTTCTGGGCATACGCATGGGATGCAATTTGGGATTGAAATTCCAGGTTTTCGCTGGAGTCCGGTTAAATTTAGGTATCGTCGCTGGGCAGACCTCTACGAAGAAGTGGGTAAATTTCTGTATGTGAACCGTGGTTTTGGCTTCCTTGGTTTTCCAGGGCGGGTTGGCATCTGGCCAGAAATTACGGTACTTCGGTTAAAAAAAGCCAAGCCTATGCCACAAGCCTAA
- the corA gene encoding magnesium/cobalt transporter CorA: MPNRDAISRKHKLGQPPGALLYTGTPRTEKASFSLTSYNDKTHSEHTYNNFASCFEKTIPGFTHWINIEGLHDTELVASIGERFGIHPLTLEDVVNTQTRPKFEDYDGYLVVILKMIRFDPEARKVITEQLVIILKDRIVITFQEKDGEDAFDHVRHRIKVSKGRIRRSGADYLCYALMDAVVDYYFEVLERIGDLVEDLEEALIQEPKQEMMHRLHDLKRQMIMLRKSVWPLRELINNIERSENPQITDHTHLYLRDLKDHIVLVIDTVETYRDLLSGLMDLYLSSVSNRMNEVMKVLAIISTVFIPVTFLAGVYGMNFDIMPELHDPRAYYILWGVMILLMISQIFYFKKRKWL; this comes from the coding sequence ATGCCAAACCGTGACGCCATCAGCCGGAAGCATAAACTAGGGCAACCACCCGGCGCATTGCTCTATACCGGCACACCACGCACCGAAAAAGCCAGCTTTTCACTTACGAGCTACAACGATAAAACGCACTCGGAACACACTTATAATAACTTTGCGTCTTGTTTCGAGAAAACCATCCCTGGCTTTACCCACTGGATCAACATCGAAGGACTACATGATACCGAGTTGGTAGCGTCCATTGGCGAACGCTTTGGCATCCACCCGCTTACGCTGGAAGATGTGGTGAATACCCAAACACGCCCTAAATTCGAGGACTACGACGGTTATCTGGTAGTCATTCTGAAAATGATCCGCTTTGATCCAGAGGCCCGCAAGGTGATTACAGAGCAACTGGTGATCATCCTGAAAGACCGAATAGTCATCACGTTTCAGGAAAAAGATGGCGAAGATGCCTTCGATCATGTACGTCACCGCATCAAAGTTTCCAAAGGGCGGATCCGAAGATCGGGTGCAGATTATCTGTGTTATGCCCTCATGGATGCCGTTGTGGACTATTATTTTGAAGTGCTGGAGCGCATTGGTGATTTGGTGGAAGACTTAGAAGAAGCCCTGATCCAAGAACCCAAACAAGAAATGATGCACCGTCTGCACGACCTTAAACGGCAAATGATTATGCTCCGAAAATCAGTTTGGCCATTGCGGGAATTGATTAACAACATAGAACGTTCGGAAAATCCGCAAATTACCGACCATACCCATTTATACCTACGCGACCTAAAGGACCATATTGTTCTGGTCATTGATACCGTAGAAACCTACCGTGATTTATTGTCAGGGCTGATGGATTTGTACCTCTCCAGTGTTTCTAATAGGATGAACGAAGTGATGAAGGTCTTAGCAATTATTTCTACGGTGTTTATTCCGGTCACCTTTCTAGCGGGTGTTTATGGAATGAACTTCGATATTATGCCAGAATTACATGATCCGCGTGCATATTACATCCTTTGGGGAGTGATGATCCTATTGATGATTTCGCAAATTTTCTATTTTAAAAAACGAAAATGGCTCTGA
- the crcB gene encoding fluoride efflux transporter CrcB yields the protein MQPQLLFIALGGALGALMRYATAVGISYLWRGAFPMGTAIANVLGCFLIGLVLPYFAKTEISAGFRLFFVTGFLGAYTTFSTFSLETLALVQRSDYTTALLNVMASLGLGFGATALGIWAGKTFWAG from the coding sequence ATGCAGCCGCAGCTTCTCTTTATTGCCCTCGGTGGAGCCTTGGGTGCTTTGATGCGTTACGCAACCGCCGTAGGCATTTCCTACCTCTGGCGAGGTGCTTTTCCAATGGGAACCGCCATCGCCAATGTATTGGGATGCTTTTTAATTGGTTTGGTACTGCCCTATTTTGCGAAAACCGAAATTTCGGCGGGATTCCGCCTCTTTTTTGTAACGGGTTTTTTAGGTGCTTACACCACTTTTTCCACCTTCAGCCTCGAAACCCTAGCGTTAGTACAACGAAGCGACTATACCACCGCTTTGCTTAATGTGATGGCGTCTCTTGGCTTGGGCTTTGGAGCCACTGCTTTGGGTATCTGGGCAGGCAAAACCTTCTGGGCGGGTTAA